A single genomic interval of uncultured Desulfobulbus sp. harbors:
- the panB gene encoding 3-methyl-2-oxobutanoate hydroxymethyltransferase codes for MQPKKLTIPDIRNRKNDTPIAELTAYDYPWAKVADTAGIDVVLVGDSLGMVVLGYPDTVSVTMDEMIHHTKAVVRGVERALVVTDMPFGSYNSSIPAAIDNATRILKEGRADAVKVEGGVSMAATVAAIVNAGIPVQGHIGLTPQTATSLGGFKVQGKSAQAAKQLLDDAKALEEAGCFSIVLEAIPAPLARKITEAISIPTIGIGAGPDCDGQVLVIHDLVGLYDRFTPKFVKQYTKINEPILEALRQYKAEVENRSFPTEAHSFTMKSEELDKLLQLY; via the coding sequence ATGCAACCCAAGAAGCTGACCATCCCTGATATCAGAAACCGCAAAAACGACACGCCGATTGCCGAGCTGACCGCCTACGACTACCCCTGGGCCAAGGTTGCGGATACAGCCGGGATCGATGTCGTCCTGGTGGGGGACAGCCTGGGCATGGTGGTGCTGGGATATCCGGACACGGTCTCGGTGACCATGGACGAAATGATCCACCACACCAAGGCGGTGGTGCGCGGAGTGGAGCGGGCCCTGGTGGTCACCGACATGCCCTTTGGCTCCTACAACAGCTCAATCCCGGCGGCCATCGACAACGCCACCCGTATCCTCAAGGAGGGCCGGGCCGATGCGGTCAAGGTCGAGGGCGGGGTCTCCATGGCTGCGACGGTTGCGGCGATCGTCAATGCGGGCATTCCGGTGCAGGGCCATATCGGCCTGACTCCGCAGACCGCGACCAGCCTCGGCGGCTTCAAGGTCCAGGGCAAGAGTGCCCAGGCCGCCAAACAGCTGCTCGACGACGCCAAGGCCCTGGAGGAGGCGGGCTGCTTCTCCATCGTGCTCGAAGCCATTCCCGCACCGCTTGCCCGGAAAATCACCGAGGCGATCTCCATCCCCACCATCGGCATCGGCGCCGGACCCGATTGCGACGGCCAGGTACTGGTGATCCATGATTTGGTGGGACTCTACGACCGCTTCACCCCCAAGTTCGTCAAGCAGTATACCAAGATCAACGAACCGATTTTGGAGGCCCTGCGCCAGTACAAGGCCGAGGTGGAGAATCGCAGCTTCCCCACCGAAGCCCACAGTTTTACCATGAAATCCGAGGAGTTGGACAAACTCCTGCAGCTCTATTAG
- the ilvN gene encoding acetolactate synthase small subunit, with protein MNTTILRLQVNNHPGVMSQICGLFARRAFNMEGIFCNATGQGETSCIWLKVDETDKLEQVVKQLAKLEDVLEIEERNDARPKIVEMEMMMARVG; from the coding sequence ATGAATACCACCATTCTTCGCCTGCAAGTGAACAATCATCCCGGCGTGATGTCCCAGATCTGCGGCCTTTTTGCCCGCCGGGCCTTTAACATGGAGGGCATCTTCTGCAATGCCACCGGTCAGGGGGAGACCAGCTGTATCTGGCTCAAGGTCGATGAAACCGACAAACTCGAGCAGGTGGTCAAGCAGTTGGCCAAGCTTGAAGATGTCCTCGAAATAGAGGAGCGTAACGATGCCCGCCCCAAAATTGTGGAGATGGAGATGATGATGGCGCGGGTGGGGTGA
- a CDS encoding TIGR01777 family oxidoreductase, which yields MKILITGGTGFVGAAVSRRLLEMGHEVTVVGSSSQCRLPAHDHLTYVAADTTRPGAWQRHVAEQEALINLTGRSVFNLWSENYKKAIYDSRILTTRNLVAALPDKTDAVVLSASAAGYYGDGGEEEKSETSAVGNDFLAEICRDWEAEAQKASEKGARVVLMRFGVVLGKGGGALGTMRLPFKLGLGGPIGSGKQWFPWIHLADVVEAILFLLSAEECHGPFNFTAPQPVRQKEFARQLGAAYHRPAFLPAPAFIMKKVLGEFGGFLLQGQKVLPKALDKSGFFFTYPELRVALRDLVREEER from the coding sequence ATGAAGATATTGATCACCGGTGGAACCGGTTTTGTCGGCGCAGCAGTGAGCCGGCGTCTTTTGGAGATGGGCCACGAGGTGACGGTTGTCGGCAGCAGCAGCCAATGCCGCCTGCCTGCCCATGACCACCTCACCTATGTTGCCGCCGATACCACCAGGCCCGGTGCCTGGCAGCGGCATGTGGCAGAGCAGGAGGCCTTGATCAATCTCACCGGCCGTTCCGTGTTCAACCTCTGGAGCGAAAACTATAAAAAGGCGATCTATGACAGCCGCATTCTTACCACCCGTAATCTCGTTGCCGCCCTGCCGGACAAGACCGATGCCGTGGTGTTGAGTGCCTCCGCTGCGGGGTATTACGGTGACGGTGGCGAAGAGGAAAAATCTGAAACCAGTGCTGTCGGCAACGATTTCCTGGCCGAAATTTGCCGCGACTGGGAGGCTGAGGCGCAAAAGGCCTCCGAAAAGGGGGCCCGCGTGGTGTTGATGCGTTTCGGGGTTGTCTTGGGCAAGGGCGGCGGCGCCCTGGGCACGATGAGGCTGCCGTTTAAATTGGGCTTGGGCGGTCCGATCGGCAGTGGTAAGCAGTGGTTCCCCTGGATTCACCTTGCGGATGTGGTCGAGGCCATCCTCTTCCTGCTCAGTGCCGAGGAGTGTCACGGCCCGTTCAACTTCACCGCGCCCCAGCCGGTGCGGCAGAAGGAGTTTGCCCGTCAGCTGGGTGCGGCCTATCATCGTCCGGCCTTTTTGCCTGCCCCCGCCTTTATCATGAAAAAAGTATTGGGCGAGTTTGGCGGGTTCCTTTTGCAGGGACAAAAGGTGCTGCCCAAAGCCTTGGACAAGAGCGGTTTCTTTTTTACCTACCCCGAACTGCGGGTGGCGCTCAGAGACTTGGTGCGGGAGGAAGAGCGGTGA
- a CDS encoding 2-dehydropantoate 2-reductase, with protein sequence MEILIIGAGAMGGLFGALLAPLAGVCLITTNPSHAAAINKAGILLTDMEGTTTSASVRAITSPADYRQHADLVLLCTKAGATRAAARTAQSALAENGLVLTLQNGLGNLEQIAGVVGAARAAAGTTAQAATLLAPGSIRHAGQGATVLAHAKGFPEQAPFLAAVADLFTRAGIATTLSDDIDALLWSKLIVNVGINALTALLRVPNGALVHNPASLALMHDAVDEALAVARVLGINIDFAVQQERVRQVCELTRNNRASMLQDVLRGRTTEIDVINGAIVDKGHETGVPTPVNHMLTRLIKALESTSAQRIEAV encoded by the coding sequence ATGGAAATCCTGATCATTGGTGCCGGAGCGATGGGCGGCCTGTTCGGAGCCCTGCTCGCCCCGCTGGCCGGGGTCTGTTTGATCACCACCAACCCATCCCACGCCGCGGCCATCAACAAGGCCGGCATCCTGCTCACCGATATGGAGGGTACAACCACCTCTGCCTCCGTCCGCGCCATCACAAGTCCCGCCGACTATCGACAGCACGCCGATCTGGTTCTGCTCTGCACCAAGGCTGGCGCCACCCGGGCCGCCGCCCGGACCGCCCAGTCTGCCCTGGCCGAGAATGGGCTGGTGCTCACCCTGCAAAACGGGCTCGGCAACTTGGAACAGATTGCCGGCGTGGTGGGTGCGGCGCGGGCCGCCGCCGGCACCACGGCCCAGGCCGCCACCTTACTCGCCCCCGGCAGTATTCGCCATGCGGGACAGGGGGCAACCGTCCTTGCCCATGCAAAAGGCTTTCCCGAGCAGGCACCGTTCCTCGCAGCCGTTGCCGACCTGTTCACCCGCGCGGGAATTGCTACAACCCTCAGCGACGATATCGACGCCCTGCTCTGGTCCAAGCTGATCGTCAACGTCGGCATCAATGCCCTCACCGCCCTCCTCCGCGTCCCCAACGGCGCCCTTGTGCACAACCCTGCGAGCCTTGCACTGATGCACGATGCCGTGGACGAGGCCCTTGCCGTGGCCAGGGTGCTCGGGATCAATATCGATTTTGCAGTGCAACAGGAGCGGGTGCGCCAGGTCTGCGAACTGACTCGCAACAACCGCGCCTCCATGCTCCAGGATGTTCTCCGCGGCCGTACCACCGAGATCGATGTCATCAACGGGGCCATTGTCGACAAGGGACACGAGACCGGTGTCCCCACCCCGGTCAACCACATGCTGACCCGCTTGATCAAGGCCCTGGAATCCACCTCCGCCCAGCGGATCGAAGCCGTTTAA
- a CDS encoding TIGR01777 family oxidoreductase, with the protein MKKGYFRYASLFPCTARELYDWHSRPGALERLIPPWENTQVIKRSGTIDPGGEVVLRLHAGPVPYAWHARHIENVPGVMFRDIQERGPFASWTHTHRFSETTEGALLEDEIEFALPGQALLPPFAGQQVEKTLERVFRYRHATLREDVVLHQSCGTGPLRVLITGASGVLGSALCPLLTTGGHEVWTLVRRPPIRERKEIYWDPGAGELNLGGLPPFDAVIHLAGDNIGEGRWTGEKKKRVIDSRVQGTGLIARTIAAQEVKPKVFLSASAVGFYGNCLDCCMREEDRVGADFISDVCALWEQSARPAEDAGIRTVFMRIGVVLSPRGGALQRLLSTSAIGFSRSFGDGEQYISWIGINDMVGAVLHTLSCAELEGPVNIAAPEPVTNAELMRTLARVVRRPLLPAVPAGLLRSVYGQMASEVLLGGCRVSTDKLQHSGYTFRQPSLEQALRQILGRV; encoded by the coding sequence GTGAAAAAAGGGTACTTTCGCTATGCCTCGTTGTTTCCCTGCACCGCCCGGGAACTATACGACTGGCACAGCCGGCCCGGCGCGCTTGAGCGACTGATCCCGCCCTGGGAGAATACCCAGGTGATCAAACGCAGCGGCACCATTGATCCGGGCGGGGAGGTGGTGCTGAGGCTGCATGCAGGTCCTGTTCCGTATGCCTGGCACGCGCGTCATATTGAAAATGTGCCCGGGGTGATGTTTCGTGACATCCAGGAACGCGGTCCCTTTGCCTCCTGGACCCACACCCATCGCTTTTCCGAGACTACCGAGGGCGCGCTCTTGGAGGACGAGATTGAGTTTGCGCTGCCGGGACAGGCCCTGTTGCCGCCCTTTGCCGGCCAGCAGGTGGAAAAGACCCTGGAACGGGTCTTTCGCTATCGCCATGCCACACTGCGCGAGGATGTTGTCCTTCATCAGAGTTGCGGGACTGGGCCGCTGCGAGTGCTGATCACCGGGGCCAGCGGCGTGCTGGGCTCCGCCCTCTGCCCCCTGCTGACCACGGGCGGTCATGAGGTGTGGACCCTGGTGCGGCGGCCGCCGATCCGCGAACGCAAGGAAATCTACTGGGATCCGGGGGCGGGTGAGCTGAATTTAGGCGGCCTGCCGCCCTTTGATGCGGTTATTCACCTGGCCGGCGACAATATCGGCGAGGGGAGGTGGACCGGGGAGAAGAAGAAACGGGTCATCGACAGCCGAGTCCAGGGGACCGGGCTCATTGCCCGAACCATCGCCGCCCAGGAGGTCAAGCCCAAGGTCTTTCTCAGCGCATCGGCGGTCGGCTTTTACGGCAACTGCCTCGACTGCTGCATGCGCGAAGAGGATCGCGTGGGGGCAGATTTCATCTCCGATGTCTGCGCCCTGTGGGAACAGTCCGCACGACCCGCCGAGGATGCGGGCATACGCACCGTGTTCATGCGCATCGGCGTGGTCCTCAGCCCCCGTGGCGGTGCGCTGCAACGGCTGCTTTCGACCTCGGCGATCGGTTTTTCCCGGAGCTTTGGCGATGGAGAGCAGTACATCAGCTGGATCGGCATCAACGACATGGTGGGCGCGGTCCTGCATACGCTCAGCTGTGCAGAGCTCGAGGGCCCGGTCAATATAGCCGCGCCCGAACCGGTCACCAATGCGGAGTTGATGCGGACCCTGGCGCGGGTTGTGCGCCGACCGCTTTTACCGGCGGTGCCGGCCGGCCTTCTCAGATCCGTCTACGGACAGATGGCCTCGGAGGTTTTGCTCGGCGGCTGCCGGGTTTCCACCGACAAACTGCAGCATTCCGGTTATACCTTTCGTCAGCCTTCCCTGGAGCAGGCACTGCGTCAAATACTCGGCCGAGTATAG
- a CDS encoding radical SAM protein: MGCAAQVLQAKGQLQQRCELTRARLAACDLCPRQCRVDRLAGQTGFCRTGALARIASYGPHFGEETPLVGIRGSGTIFLGGCNLGCCFCQNFAISQGDQLGREVSAAEFAAVMLELQTMGCHNINLVTPSHVVPQLLEALAIALQGGLDIPLVYNCSGYESLETLRLLEGVVDIYMPDAKFWRAETAARYAGAADYPRRMRESLLEMQRQVGILRVGEDGCACSGLLIRHLLMPGMLEETKAILQFIAGHLPVETYVNIMGQYHPCGRAGDFVELGREITAEEYAEALAFAGTLGLIRLEQPDFLSLLRRMTR, translated from the coding sequence ATGGGGTGTGCGGCTCAGGTACTTCAGGCAAAGGGACAACTGCAACAGCGCTGTGAACTCACGCGGGCACGTCTCGCCGCCTGCGACCTCTGTCCACGGCAGTGTCGGGTAGACCGGTTGGCAGGGCAAACCGGCTTCTGTCGAACCGGAGCCTTGGCCCGCATCGCCAGTTACGGCCCGCATTTCGGTGAGGAAACACCCCTTGTGGGCATCCGGGGCTCCGGCACCATTTTTTTAGGCGGATGCAATCTTGGTTGCTGTTTTTGCCAAAATTTTGCCATCAGCCAAGGGGATCAGTTGGGCCGGGAAGTCTCGGCCGCTGAATTTGCTGCCGTCATGCTCGAGTTACAGACCATGGGCTGCCATAACATCAATCTGGTCACCCCCAGCCATGTGGTGCCGCAACTGCTGGAGGCCTTGGCCATTGCTTTGCAAGGCGGACTCGATATCCCACTGGTCTATAACTGCAGCGGCTATGAGAGCCTGGAAACCTTGCGCCTCTTGGAAGGTGTGGTGGATATCTACATGCCCGATGCTAAATTTTGGCGGGCTGAAACCGCTGCCCGCTATGCCGGGGCGGCCGACTATCCGCGGCGCATGCGTGAGTCCTTGCTGGAAATGCAGCGGCAAGTGGGCATCCTGCGCGTCGGCGAGGACGGGTGCGCTTGTTCGGGCCTGCTGATCCGCCATCTGCTCATGCCCGGTATGTTGGAGGAAACCAAGGCAATTCTCCAATTTATCGCCGGTCATCTACCCGTCGAGACCTACGTGAACATCATGGGACAGTACCATCCCTGCGGCAGGGCTGGTGATTTTGTCGAGTTGGGTCGCGAGATAACAGCTGAGGAGTATGCCGAGGCCTTGGCATTCGCCGGAACTCTGGGGTTGATTCGGCTTGAACAACCTGATTTTTTAAGCCTGCTGCGCCGGATGACCAGATGA
- a CDS encoding TIGR02285 family protein, translating into MLKVLFFMIVLCLGLLPSADQRWALAQENLVWMEAVLPPFFIKSGLNQEQGYGDVIAKILQKHMPEYRHEEINTNITRHFYMFKQKEQVCSVGLYRTPEREQFMYFSMPSFITLPPVIIIKKENIHKFSKKTTVSLDQVLGNGALMIGLAKDRSYGNTLDEILKRHEGQANVVEFTGQELSLNLFKMLLLGRLDGLIGLPEEALYQAEQMGVRDQFITLTLSENLHNYDGWMSCVACSKTPWGKAVIARVNKVLQEQRPTEAYRAAYERWLDPNSIAEYRRAYAEVFLQTPP; encoded by the coding sequence ATGCTCAAAGTCCTTTTTTTCATGATAGTTCTCTGCCTGGGGCTGCTGCCCTCTGCCGACCAGCGATGGGCTCTGGCACAAGAAAATCTTGTCTGGATGGAAGCCGTTCTTCCGCCGTTCTTTATCAAAAGCGGTCTCAATCAGGAGCAGGGATACGGCGATGTCATCGCCAAAATTCTCCAGAAACACATGCCCGAATACAGGCACGAGGAAATCAATACCAACATCACCCGCCATTTCTATATGTTCAAGCAGAAGGAACAGGTGTGCAGCGTGGGGCTGTACAGAACCCCTGAGCGGGAACAGTTCATGTATTTCTCCATGCCCAGCTTTATCACCCTGCCGCCGGTGATCATTATAAAAAAAGAAAATATCCACAAGTTCAGCAAGAAAACCACCGTATCCCTTGACCAGGTTTTGGGCAACGGGGCCTTGATGATCGGCCTGGCCAAGGACCGCTCCTACGGCAACACCCTGGATGAGATCCTTAAACGTCATGAGGGCCAGGCAAATGTGGTGGAGTTCACCGGACAGGAGTTGTCGTTGAACCTCTTTAAGATGCTGTTGCTCGGCAGGCTCGACGGTCTGATCGGCTTACCTGAGGAGGCGCTCTATCAGGCGGAGCAGATGGGAGTTCGCGATCAGTTCATCACCCTGACCCTTTCGGAAAACCTGCACAATTACGATGGCTGGATGAGCTGTGTCGCCTGCTCGAAAACCCCTTGGGGCAAGGCTGTCATTGCAAGGGTGAATAAGGTGCTGCAGGAGCAGCGTCCCACTGAGGCGTATCGGGCTGCCTATGAGCGTTGGCTGGATCCTAACAGTATTGCCGAGTATCGGCGGGCCTATGCGGAGGTATTTTTGCAAACGCCCCCCTGA
- the ilvB gene encoding acetolactate synthase large subunit — MLRFNGAQIIIRYLEKRGIRTISGIPGGANLPIYDALATHSTIRHVLARHEQGAGFIAQGMARSTGEVGVCFATSGPGATNILTALADAYLDSVPVVCITGQVPSTLLGTDAFQEVDTYGMSMPITKHNYLVRSAQELLTILPRAFYLAGSGRPGPVLIDVPKNVQTEFIEFEAWPEEFSREENCRECAEAIETAAAMINAAKQPILYLGGGIIHADAAAQARDLAEQGNIPTVMTLMGLGIMPTDHPLSLGMLGMHAARSTNLAMAECDLLIAAGVRFDDRATGLISSFCPNAKVIHVDIDASEIGKLRPADAGITSDVRTTFSALLPKVEAQPRQEWKDRILQLQQDFPRYHDDDFLPGRPFTYIRKVAELAGPDALISTDVGKHQMWVAQAYPFTFPRQLLTSGGLGTMGFGMPAAIGAALAHPGRPVVCFTGDGSLQMNIQELATAVEQQAPIKIVVFNNQSLGLVRQQQRLFYEQHYFASSYGIRIDFATIARGFGMQAYDLGTAANPDGALAEAMRYPGPCLIHIPIDIEEEVTPMVPPGAANTTMIGDSHAKN; from the coding sequence ATGCTCAGATTCAACGGCGCTCAGATCATCATCCGCTACCTGGAAAAACGCGGCATTCGCACCATCAGCGGTATTCCAGGTGGGGCCAACCTGCCCATCTACGATGCCCTGGCTACCCACTCGACCATTCGCCACGTCCTTGCCCGCCATGAGCAGGGGGCGGGGTTCATTGCTCAGGGCATGGCCCGTTCTACCGGTGAGGTCGGAGTCTGCTTCGCAACCTCCGGCCCCGGGGCCACCAATATTCTCACTGCCCTGGCCGATGCCTATCTGGACTCGGTTCCGGTTGTCTGTATCACCGGCCAGGTTCCCAGTACGCTGCTGGGCACCGATGCCTTTCAGGAGGTCGACACCTACGGGATGTCCATGCCGATCACCAAGCATAACTATTTGGTTCGTTCGGCCCAGGAATTGCTGACCATCTTGCCGCGGGCTTTTTATCTTGCCGGCAGTGGGCGGCCAGGCCCGGTTCTGATCGATGTGCCCAAGAATGTCCAGACCGAGTTCATCGAGTTCGAGGCCTGGCCGGAGGAGTTCAGCCGCGAGGAAAACTGCCGGGAATGCGCCGAGGCCATCGAGACGGCTGCCGCGATGATCAACGCTGCCAAGCAGCCGATTCTCTACCTGGGCGGCGGTATCATCCATGCCGATGCCGCGGCCCAGGCCCGGGACTTGGCCGAGCAGGGCAACATCCCCACGGTTATGACCCTGATGGGCTTGGGGATCATGCCAACCGATCATCCGCTTTCTCTGGGCATGCTCGGTATGCATGCTGCCCGTTCCACCAACCTGGCCATGGCCGAGTGCGACCTGTTGATCGCCGCCGGTGTTCGTTTCGATGATCGGGCCACCGGTCTGATCTCTTCCTTCTGCCCCAATGCCAAGGTCATTCACGTGGATATCGATGCCAGCGAGATCGGCAAGCTCCGTCCAGCCGATGCCGGCATCACCTCCGATGTCCGCACCACCTTTTCCGCGCTCCTGCCCAAGGTGGAGGCGCAACCGCGTCAGGAGTGGAAGGATCGCATCCTCCAGCTGCAGCAGGATTTTCCCCGTTATCATGACGACGATTTTTTGCCGGGACGCCCCTTCACCTATATACGCAAGGTGGCGGAGCTGGCCGGGCCCGATGCCCTGATCAGCACCGATGTCGGCAAGCACCAGATGTGGGTGGCCCAGGCCTATCCCTTCACCTTTCCGCGTCAGCTGCTGACCTCGGGCGGTTTGGGCACCATGGGATTCGGCATGCCGGCGGCCATCGGCGCGGCCCTGGCCCATCCTGGCCGTCCGGTGGTCTGTTTCACCGGTGACGGCAGCCTGCAGATGAATATTCAGGAGCTGGCCACCGCGGTCGAGCAGCAGGCCCCGATCAAGATCGTGGTCTTCAACAACCAGAGCCTGGGCCTGGTGCGTCAGCAGCAACGCCTCTTTTACGAGCAGCACTATTTTGCCTCCTCCTACGGGATCAGGATCGATTTTGCCACCATTGCCCGCGGCTTCGGCATGCAGGCCTATGACCTGGGGACGGCTGCAAATCCGGATGGAGCCCTGGCCGAGGCCATGCGTTATCCCGGACCTTGTCTGATTCACATCCCGATCGATATCGAGGAAGAGGTAACCCCCATGGTTCCGCCCGGAGCCGCCAACACCACCATGATCGGTGACAGCCATGCAAAAAATTGA
- a CDS encoding RMD1 family protein, which produces MSTIRALCIAERFQFNALYEHLSRQTYAAQIRNVISLHPEENVRAFLFDYGVCVLFDYDYETEKRLIDQLLKFAVNPLENYVEEDLAFQVSESEGVRIRNDLIDVDDLTELTCLALSHALAQSTKLAFFEASIEETIKKTKYIPEALAKKGTIALSRKKLARERGRVYLEKSHIILQYNLLDTPEFIWEYPELEHYYLALSRYLEIAPRATVLKSRLEVIQELLEMMADEQKHSHSSMLEWIIIILIAIEIGLYFVK; this is translated from the coding sequence ATGAGTACCATCCGCGCCCTGTGTATTGCTGAACGTTTTCAGTTCAACGCCCTGTATGAGCATCTCTCCCGGCAGACCTATGCCGCTCAAATCCGTAACGTCATATCCCTCCATCCGGAGGAGAACGTGCGTGCTTTTCTCTTTGATTACGGGGTTTGTGTCCTTTTTGACTATGATTATGAAACGGAAAAACGACTGATCGACCAGTTGCTCAAGTTTGCGGTCAACCCGCTTGAAAACTACGTGGAAGAAGACCTTGCCTTCCAGGTCAGCGAAAGCGAGGGCGTCCGCATCCGCAACGATCTGATCGACGTGGATGACCTCACCGAGCTAACCTGTCTTGCGCTGAGTCATGCCCTGGCCCAGTCGACCAAGCTGGCCTTTTTTGAAGCCTCGATTGAGGAAACGATCAAGAAGACCAAATACATTCCGGAAGCCTTGGCCAAGAAGGGGACCATTGCCCTCTCCCGCAAGAAACTGGCCCGGGAACGGGGGCGGGTCTACCTGGAAAAGTCCCATATCATCCTGCAGTACAACCTCTTGGATACACCGGAATTTATCTGGGAATATCCTGAACTCGAGCATTATTACCTCGCACTCTCCCGTTATCTCGAGATTGCGCCGCGGGCCACCGTGCTCAAGAGCCGTTTGGAGGTCATCCAGGAACTGCTGGAAATGATGGCCGATGAACAGAAACACAGCCACTCGAGCATGCTCGAGTGGATCATCATCATCCTGATCGCCATTGAGATCGGTCTCTATTTTGTCAAATAG
- a CDS encoding aminotransferase class I/II-fold pyridoxal phosphate-dependent enzyme yields MNNEVTIRFAERMKQLPPYLFGMINKIKMEKRWQGIDIIDLGMGNPMDPTPERVTEKLCEVAVDPKTHRYPVAGGMKNLKREIALYYKRKYGVELTGEDDVICTIGSKEGLSHLCLALLGPGDTVLVPSPFFPVHVYAAVIAGASVIRFPLGSEEEFLRQVSTMCRSLSPRPKLVMLNYPHNPTGILASREFFTEMVKLAKRYNFMVINDFAYGQITYDGAVAPSFLEIPGALDVGVEFGSFSKSYNMAGWRLGYCVGNTEMVGALAKIKGYYDYGIFSAIQVAGIVAMRDCDDTILEQVAIYQKRRDVLCEGLTRMGWEVEVPKAGMFLWVKIPAPYDQMGSVKFAIEMMNRANVALAPGAGFGEEGDGYLRLALVENENRIRQALKQMKRALAEIDQEVKAGTFTLDP; encoded by the coding sequence ATGAACAACGAGGTTACCATCCGATTTGCCGAACGAATGAAGCAGTTGCCGCCGTATCTGTTTGGCATGATCAATAAGATCAAGATGGAAAAGCGGTGGCAGGGAATCGATATCATCGACCTGGGCATGGGCAACCCCATGGATCCCACCCCGGAACGGGTCACGGAAAAACTCTGTGAGGTGGCGGTCGATCCCAAGACCCACCGCTACCCGGTGGCGGGCGGGATGAAGAACCTCAAACGGGAGATCGCTCTCTACTACAAACGCAAGTACGGGGTGGAGTTGACCGGCGAGGACGATGTGATCTGCACCATCGGCTCCAAGGAAGGGCTCTCTCATCTCTGTCTGGCTCTACTCGGTCCGGGGGATACGGTGCTGGTGCCTTCACCCTTCTTTCCGGTCCATGTCTATGCCGCGGTCATTGCCGGGGCAAGCGTTATCCGTTTTCCGCTCGGTTCGGAGGAGGAGTTCTTGCGCCAGGTGAGCACCATGTGCCGCTCACTCTCTCCCCGGCCCAAGCTGGTGATGCTCAACTATCCGCACAATCCCACCGGCATTCTCGCCTCCAGGGAGTTTTTCACCGAGATGGTCAAGCTGGCCAAGCGCTACAACTTCATGGTGATCAACGATTTCGCCTACGGCCAGATCACCTATGACGGGGCGGTGGCGCCCTCGTTTCTCGAGATTCCCGGCGCCCTCGACGTGGGGGTGGAGTTCGGTTCCTTTTCCAAGTCCTACAACATGGCGGGCTGGCGTCTTGGTTACTGCGTGGGCAACACCGAGATGGTCGGCGCCCTGGCCAAGATCAAGGGGTATTACGACTACGGCATCTTTTCTGCGATTCAGGTGGCGGGTATCGTGGCCATGCGCGACTGCGACGACACCATCCTCGAGCAGGTGGCCATCTACCAGAAACGGCGGGATGTGCTCTGCGAGGGGCTGACCCGTATGGGCTGGGAGGTAGAGGTGCCCAAGGCGGGCATGTTCCTCTGGGTGAAGATACCCGCACCCTACGATCAGATGGGTTCGGTCAAGTTTGCGATCGAGATGATGAACCGGGCCAACGTGGCCCTGGCGCCGGGGGCCGGATTCGGCGAAGAGGGGGACGGTTACCTGCGCCTGGCCCTGGTGGAGAATGAAAACCGCATCCGTCAGGCGCTGAAGCAGATGAAGCGGGCCCTGGCCGAGATCGATCAGGAGGTCAAGGCCGGGACCTTCACCCTCGATCCCTGA